Proteins encoded together in one Chryseobacterium sp. G0201 window:
- a CDS encoding helix-turn-helix domain-containing protein, producing the protein MSDQLETIEDYYKRVRQNKLRVFDSDDFETGKSHFNISMRKYCSFKSPYNRRDYYKISFIIGKGTFQYGQQQLYIDRPALFFPSPSIPYSWECDGDLQEGYFCLFNQEFFNGNSEFKLFKKTSMFKEWSMPIVFLTEEQTQLATVYFEQMYKLNNSSYPFRCNSIKNHLASVLHLALENRVEDIDPNELPANIRLYRLFDELLNKQFPLDSPAYPLALKTASDFAEHLNVHVNHLNSSVKSVANLTTTQIIKERMFEESKNLLKYTNWDISEIGYTLGFDEPSHFNNFFKKYANTSPLKFKSIV; encoded by the coding sequence ATGAGCGATCAATTAGAAACGATAGAAGATTATTACAAACGCGTAAGACAAAACAAACTTAGAGTGTTTGATTCTGATGATTTTGAAACAGGAAAATCACATTTCAATATTTCTATGCGAAAGTACTGCAGTTTTAAAAGTCCTTACAATCGCCGCGACTATTATAAGATCAGCTTTATTATCGGTAAAGGAACTTTTCAGTATGGCCAGCAACAGTTGTATATCGATCGCCCTGCCCTATTTTTCCCTTCTCCGAGCATTCCTTATTCTTGGGAATGTGACGGTGATCTTCAGGAAGGTTATTTCTGTCTGTTTAATCAGGAGTTTTTTAATGGAAATTCAGAATTCAAGCTATTTAAGAAGACATCAATGTTTAAAGAATGGAGCATGCCGATTGTTTTTCTTACAGAAGAACAGACCCAGCTGGCAACCGTCTATTTTGAACAGATGTATAAACTTAATAATTCGTCCTATCCGTTTCGATGCAACAGCATTAAAAACCATTTGGCTTCCGTTTTACACCTCGCTTTAGAGAATCGCGTTGAAGATATTGACCCTAATGAACTTCCTGCTAACATTAGGTTATATCGACTGTTTGATGAACTTCTTAACAAACAGTTTCCGTTGGATTCACCGGCTTATCCATTAGCTTTGAAAACAGCTTCAGACTTTGCAGAACACCTTAATGTACATGTGAATCATTTAAATTCTTCCGTAAAATCGGTAGCCAATCTCACGACCACACAAATCATTAAAGAAAGAATGTTTGAAGAATCTAAAAATCTGCTGAAATACACCAACTGGGATATTTCTGAAATCGGCTATACATTGGGATTTGATGAACCTTCTCATTTTAATAACTTCTTTAAAAAGTACGCCAACACTTCCCCGCTTAAATTTAAAAGCATAGTTTAA
- a CDS encoding MFS transporter: MLKEASEKRIRLITIMAFISIPLSGFVTDIYLPSFPSMAKGMQVSEKDIQITLTSYLLSYGICQLFVGNILDNIGRYRPKLLALLFLIISSLLITMTNSILLICLLRILQGAAVSVLVVATRAIFVDIYDAEKVKHYLSYFTIVWSCGPILAPFLGGYLEKLFNWHANFYFLAFYAGAIFLFELFFSGESLPEKKKVSFSENIKLYQMMLKNRIFMLGIFILGLSYSIVMLFNITGPFIIENTFHFTPVVIGYCTLILGFSWMIGGFIGKRRISLDFQARILQPVIIQLVLIASLIAVSYFAQSLYITIPFAFFIHICSGILFTSFFTTSMLYFPKNAGTAGGLMGGLVYIITSLTSFIISVSGNVAQQKDLGWRYLIISFLLFAIILIMSQTLKKEKAEN, encoded by the coding sequence TTGTTGAAAGAAGCATCTGAAAAACGCATCAGATTAATTACCATTATGGCCTTTATATCGATCCCGCTTTCGGGGTTTGTTACTGATATTTATTTACCTTCATTTCCATCAATGGCCAAGGGAATGCAGGTTTCGGAAAAAGATATCCAGATCACCTTAACATCCTATTTACTGAGTTATGGGATCTGCCAGTTATTCGTAGGAAATATTCTGGATAATATCGGGCGCTACCGTCCTAAATTACTGGCTTTACTATTTTTGATTATCAGCAGTCTGTTGATCACGATGACGAATAGTATTCTATTAATCTGTCTTCTCAGAATCCTTCAGGGAGCTGCGGTTTCTGTTTTGGTAGTGGCTACCCGCGCTATTTTTGTGGATATTTATGATGCGGAAAAAGTGAAGCATTATTTAAGTTATTTCACGATTGTCTGGTCTTGCGGACCTATTTTGGCACCATTTCTGGGCGGTTATCTTGAAAAGCTATTTAACTGGCATGCTAATTTTTATTTCCTTGCTTTCTATGCAGGAGCCATATTTCTTTTTGAACTATTCTTTAGTGGTGAAAGTCTTCCGGAAAAGAAGAAGGTCAGTTTTTCAGAAAATATCAAGCTCTACCAGATGATGTTGAAAAACCGCATCTTTATGTTGGGAATTTTCATTTTGGGATTAAGTTATTCTATTGTAATGTTGTTCAATATTACCGGACCTTTTATTATTGAAAATACTTTTCATTTTACTCCGGTGGTCATTGGATATTGTACTTTAATTCTTGGATTCTCATGGATGATTGGTGGGTTTATCGGCAAACGAAGAATTTCATTGGATTTCCAAGCTCGTATTTTACAACCTGTTATTATACAATTGGTTTTAATTGCTAGTTTGATTGCAGTAAGTTACTTTGCACAGAGTCTTTACATTACGATTCCTTTTGCATTTTTCATTCATATTTGTTCAGGGATTTTATTTACCTCTTTTTTTACGACAAGTATGTTGTATTTCCCTAAGAATGCCGGAACAGCAGGCGGATTAATGGGTGGATTAGTTTATATTATTACTTCTCTTACGAGTTTTATTATTTCTGTCAGTGGAAATGTTGCTCAACAAAAAGACTTGGGTTGGCGGTATCTGATTATTTCCTTTTTACTTTTTGCAATTATCCTTATTATGAGTCAAACATTGAAAAAAGAAAAAGCAGAGAATTAA
- a CDS encoding MarR family winged helix-turn-helix transcriptional regulator — MSVKHNNISELALELGLAMGEMKNRLRQKIQAKINEYDSDLSFELIEIMGLLSRNDGINQQEIGNKVSKDKSSITYLINSLVKREFVQRIENKNDRRNKQIYLTDKGKQIVQTVYPWALELYEKAAGDFNENEIKNALLLVKKMTTNLE; from the coding sequence ATGTCTGTAAAACACAATAATATATCAGAATTAGCCTTAGAATTAGGTCTTGCAATGGGCGAAATGAAAAACCGTCTGCGACAGAAAATTCAGGCAAAAATTAATGAGTATGATTCTGATCTTTCTTTCGAACTTATAGAAATCATGGGACTTCTCTCACGTAATGACGGCATCAATCAGCAGGAAATCGGCAATAAGGTAAGCAAGGACAAATCAAGCATAACATATCTGATCAACAGCCTTGTAAAGCGTGAATTCGTTCAAAGGATCGAAAATAAAAACGACAGAAGAAACAAGCAAATTTACCTTACCGATAAAGGAAAGCAAATCGTACAAACGGTGTATCCCTGGGCATTGGAACTTTACGAAAAAGCCGCCGGCGATTTTAATGAAAATGAAATAAAAAATGCTCTTCTTTTAGTTAAAAAAATGACAACAAATCTCGAATAA
- a CDS encoding universal stress protein, producing the protein MRTILVPIDFTSTTENAVKVASQWAKQYQYEHIILLKTSDESEFDYLHIAEGHSFVNEESINSLLKKTELLFKKLANIILEKFPDLKVSKAISNWTLTRSINDIVKEQPSIELIVLGSDDQAVSSDSVVSENIISIARTSPVKTLIVPNSYNYSEIKNILIPCDINGITKLERLFNHKYIIRKQDVKLMFLNIHTKEDQTIIEEKKVEIQEYIHQHLTEIPSTIYYSYDKNIVNGILTFASTNKTDLIIALPGKHSFLYYLTSNSISEGIYQNVNQPVLILK; encoded by the coding sequence ATGAGAACAATACTGGTACCGATTGATTTTACCTCAACCACAGAAAATGCCGTGAAAGTTGCTTCACAATGGGCAAAACAATATCAATACGAACATATTATATTGTTGAAAACTTCTGACGAATCTGAATTCGACTACCTGCATATTGCAGAAGGTCATTCATTTGTAAATGAAGAAAGTATCAACAGTCTTCTTAAAAAAACGGAATTATTATTTAAGAAATTAGCCAATATCATTCTTGAAAAATTTCCTGACCTTAAAGTTTCAAAAGCAATAAGCAACTGGACTTTAACCAGAAGCATTAATGATATTGTAAAAGAACAGCCGTCGATAGAATTGATCGTTTTAGGCAGTGATGATCAGGCAGTTTCCAGCGACAGTGTAGTTTCGGAAAATATAATAAGCATTGCCAGAACAAGCCCCGTAAAAACTTTGATTGTTCCCAATAGTTATAACTACAGCGAGATTAAAAATATTCTCATTCCCTGCGACATCAACGGTATTACAAAACTAGAAAGGCTGTTTAACCATAAATATATCATTCGTAAACAGGATGTAAAGTTGATGTTTTTAAATATTCATACAAAAGAAGATCAAACAATTATAGAAGAAAAAAAGGTTGAAATTCAGGAATATATTCATCAGCATTTAACAGAAATCCCAAGCACAATCTATTATTCTTACGATAAAAATATTGTCAACGGAATATTGACTTTTGCATCAACAAATAAGACAGATCTTATTATTGCCCTGCCCGGCAAACATAGTTTTCTGTATTATTTAACGAGTAATAGCATTTCGGAAGGCATCTATCAGAATGTTAACCAGCCTGTTTTAATATTAAAATAG
- a CDS encoding chloride channel protein yields MKIDNKRKYLSFLKFKRDFQKYGLEKVRSYELILHWLNNRLSRSQFLVLSGIIVGCSAGLAGVVLKTLVHHIHNFITTKVHFEYQILFYVIFPFLGIVLTTSIVLTLFKGQDRKGIGAILYEIAQNSSIVSSVKMYSQIVQSAITVGLGGSAGLESPIAVTGAAIGSNFAQTYRLSYKERTLLLAAGATAGIASAFNAPIAGIMFAFEILLTGVVFTDFIPLVVAAVCGSLLSRILLQEDILFRFYTREPFNYKNVPYYLILGITTGLYARYFVIVSQKVEHFIKGLNMSRLRKAMFGGAVLSLLCVLFPPLFGEGYDTVKAFTNGNTHSIIENSFFRYFEIKDWTVIIFLILVCLLKAFATSFTIFSGGNGGNFAPSLFAGGTVGYLFALICQHLGFSDVPVTNLVLVGMAGAMSGVLYAPLTAIFLIAESSFGYDLFIPLMIVSVMSYLIAKWFSPISPELKSLADEGKIFTNKHDKNLLFSLKTEDFIDRFSETVNENASIADVFELVKEGDKNIFGVIDDENKLRGILTIDDIRPFLFSDTDTSASIIKIMKAPPAIIHPENKPLEILQIFDDTGVWNLPVVDRENKFVGFISKTSILMSYRQRLKEYSD; encoded by the coding sequence GTGAAAATTGATAATAAAAGAAAATACCTAAGTTTTCTAAAATTCAAAAGAGATTTTCAAAAATACGGCCTTGAAAAAGTAAGAAGTTATGAGCTTATTCTTCATTGGTTAAATAACAGGTTGAGCCGTAGTCAGTTTCTTGTTCTTTCTGGTATTATTGTAGGGTGCAGTGCTGGATTGGCGGGGGTTGTATTGAAAACTCTTGTTCATCATATTCATAATTTTATCACCACTAAAGTTCACTTTGAATATCAAATATTATTCTACGTCATTTTCCCTTTTTTGGGAATCGTATTAACGACGAGCATTGTTCTTACCTTGTTTAAAGGTCAGGACAGGAAAGGAATTGGTGCTATTTTATATGAAATCGCTCAGAATTCAAGTATCGTTTCCTCTGTTAAAATGTATTCACAGATTGTTCAAAGTGCAATTACAGTCGGACTTGGTGGTTCTGCCGGATTGGAAAGTCCAATAGCGGTTACCGGAGCTGCAATCGGATCTAATTTTGCTCAAACCTATCGTCTGAGTTATAAAGAACGAACTTTATTACTGGCTGCCGGAGCTACAGCAGGTATTGCATCAGCTTTTAATGCCCCGATTGCCGGGATCATGTTTGCTTTTGAAATTTTGCTGACGGGAGTTGTCTTCACAGATTTTATTCCTTTGGTTGTTGCAGCGGTTTGCGGTAGTCTTTTATCAAGGATTTTACTTCAGGAAGATATACTTTTCAGATTTTATACAAGAGAACCTTTTAATTATAAAAATGTTCCTTATTACCTTATTTTAGGGATTACAACCGGATTATATGCCAGGTATTTTGTTATTGTTTCTCAAAAGGTCGAACACTTTATAAAAGGTCTAAACATGTCACGCTTGCGAAAAGCCATGTTTGGCGGGGCAGTTTTGTCATTGCTCTGCGTACTTTTTCCGCCTTTATTTGGGGAAGGATATGATACGGTAAAGGCTTTCACAAATGGTAATACGCATTCAATTATTGAAAACAGTTTTTTCAGGTATTTTGAGATTAAAGACTGGACAGTCATTATATTTTTAATTTTAGTTTGTCTTTTAAAAGCATTTGCAACGTCTTTTACCATTTTCAGTGGAGGAAATGGCGGAAACTTCGCTCCTTCACTTTTTGCGGGAGGAACTGTAGGCTATTTGTTTGCCTTAATTTGTCAGCATCTTGGCTTTTCAGATGTTCCGGTAACGAATCTCGTTCTTGTAGGAATGGCAGGTGCCATGAGTGGAGTATTGTACGCCCCGCTTACGGCGATATTCCTGATCGCGGAATCTAGTTTCGGGTACGATCTTTTTATTCCTTTAATGATTGTTTCTGTGATGTCTTACCTTATCGCTAAATGGTTTTCTCCCATTTCTCCAGAGTTAAAATCACTGGCAGACGAAGGAAAGATCTTTACAAATAAGCATGATAAAAATTTATTATTTTCATTAAAAACAGAAGATTTTATCGATAGATTTTCAGAAACTGTGAATGAAAATGCTTCTATTGCAGATGTATTTGAGCTTGTAAAAGAAGGAGATAAGAATATTTTCGGGGTGATAGATGATGAAAATAAATTGCGAGGAATCCTTACCATAGATGATATTCGTCCTTTTTTATTTTCAGATACGGATACTTCGGCGAGTATTATTAAAATTATGAAAGCACCGCCGGCAATCATTCATCCGGAAAATAAACCATTAGAAATACTCCAGATATTTGATGATACAGGTGTTTGGAATCTTCCGGTTGTGGATCGGGAAAACAAATTTGTAGGCTTTATCTCAAAAACATCCATCCTAATGAGCTACAGACAGCGTTTGAAGGAGTATTCTGATTGA
- the pgl gene encoding 6-phosphogluconolactonase: MNITVFDDLDKLYKKAADTFVDLSQKSIQKNNRFVVALSGGSSPKAIFNLLATQEYAEKIEWNKVYFFWVDERWVSLDDEKSNAKMTFEALFNKVPVNKEQIFPMYKDGVEPEDYAKEYEQEIKNILGYEGVFDFILLGMGDDGHTASLFPGEAVLDEKEKWVAAYYLKPQEMFRITLTEPLINKAENILVVTFGESKKHALNEVLNGEYNPKLYPLQLINKKEGYQFFTDEKARG; this comes from the coding sequence GTATTTGATGATTTAGATAAATTATATAAAAAGGCAGCGGATACGTTTGTTGATCTTTCACAAAAATCTATTCAGAAAAATAACCGTTTTGTGGTTGCGTTAAGCGGAGGTTCTTCTCCAAAAGCGATTTTTAATTTGCTGGCAACGCAAGAATATGCAGAAAAAATAGAATGGAATAAAGTGTACTTTTTCTGGGTTGATGAAAGATGGGTTTCTTTAGATGATGAGAAAAGCAATGCAAAAATGACTTTTGAAGCACTTTTCAATAAAGTTCCTGTGAATAAAGAGCAAATTTTCCCAATGTATAAAGATGGAGTAGAACCGGAAGATTATGCTAAAGAATACGAACAAGAGATTAAAAATATTCTTGGATATGAAGGCGTTTTTGATTTTATCCTTTTAGGAATGGGGGATGACGGACACACCGCATCTTTATTTCCGGGTGAAGCAGTTTTAGATGAAAAAGAAAAATGGGTGGCTGCTTATTATTTGAAGCCTCAGGAAATGTTCAGGATCACTTTGACTGAACCTTTGATCAATAAAGCTGAAAATATATTGGTTGTAACATTCGGTGAATCAAAAAAACATGCTTTAAATGAAGTGTTAAATGGAGAATACAATCCTAAGTTATATCCGTTACAACTTATCAATAAAAAAGAAGGTTATCAGTTTTTTACGGATGAAAAGGCGAGAGGTTAA
- a CDS encoding VOC family protein, translating into MNLVSIRIITANIENLVKFYEQITGITAIQYTPDFAEIKTSNATIAIGSTKTLQFFGGENIAQPAENRSAIIEFLVDDVDKEFERLRDFLSSHIVQEPTTMPWGNKSLLFRDPDGNLVNFFTPISKEAIEKFNSN; encoded by the coding sequence ATGAATTTAGTATCCATACGTATTATTACCGCTAATATTGAAAATTTAGTGAAATTTTATGAGCAAATAACAGGAATTACAGCAATACAATACACTCCCGATTTTGCTGAGATTAAAACATCAAATGCAACAATAGCCATCGGAAGCACAAAGACATTGCAATTTTTTGGTGGTGAAAATATAGCACAACCCGCTGAAAACCGCTCTGCAATTATTGAATTTTTAGTTGATGATGTAGATAAAGAATTTGAGCGATTAAGAGATTTCTTATCTTCTCATATTGTACAGGAACCGACCACGATGCCTTGGGGAAATAAATCGTTATTATTCCGAGACCCTGATGGAAATTTGGTTAATTTCTTTACTCCAATTTCAAAAGAAGCGATTGAAAAATTTAATTCAAATTGA